From one Halosimplex rubrum genomic stretch:
- a CDS encoding hybrid sensor histidine kinase/response regulator, producing MKPTVHALLVEDNPGDAKLVEHYLDNPSVQAFLDEVKLTHVESLPAAEEALAADHYDVLLLDLGLPDSEGIETLCRASEVESDVPIIVLTGLEDTGVAVEAIQSGAQDYLPKGDLDGDRLVRALRYAIERHEQERALTRRNEQLDFFNSVLRHDMMNGFNIIMARADMLQNGLDDPEHVAHAENIHDWSVKITDLSEKVRSILDSVADDGDATLEPVELDPLVTAEAERVDAVTDRVDVDVDVPEGTTVLANDLFEDVVANLLTNAVEHSNATTSVHVSVDDGGPTVSLRVADDGPGVPPSDQADIFERGGKGDASTGTGFGLFFVSSMVESYGGSVRTEESDSGGAAFVLELPRA from the coding sequence ATGAAGCCGACCGTCCACGCGCTCCTCGTCGAGGACAATCCGGGGGACGCGAAGCTCGTCGAGCACTATCTCGACAACCCCTCCGTCCAGGCGTTCCTCGACGAGGTAAAGCTGACCCACGTCGAGTCGCTCCCGGCCGCGGAGGAGGCGCTCGCCGCGGACCACTACGACGTGCTCCTGCTCGACCTGGGGCTCCCCGACTCAGAAGGGATAGAGACGCTCTGCCGGGCCTCGGAGGTCGAGTCCGACGTGCCGATCATCGTGCTCACCGGGCTCGAAGACACGGGCGTCGCCGTCGAGGCCATCCAGTCCGGCGCACAGGACTACCTGCCGAAGGGGGACCTCGACGGTGACAGGCTGGTTCGGGCGCTCCGCTACGCGATAGAGCGACACGAACAGGAACGGGCGCTCACCCGCCGCAACGAACAGCTGGATTTCTTCAACAGCGTCCTCCGCCACGACATGATGAACGGGTTCAACATCATCATGGCGCGGGCGGACATGCTTCAGAACGGGCTCGACGACCCGGAACACGTCGCCCACGCCGAGAACATCCACGACTGGAGCGTCAAGATCACCGACCTGAGCGAGAAGGTCCGCTCCATCCTGGACTCCGTCGCCGACGACGGTGACGCGACGCTCGAACCGGTCGAACTCGACCCGCTCGTGACGGCCGAAGCCGAACGGGTCGACGCCGTGACCGACAGAGTCGACGTCGATGTCGACGTCCCGGAGGGGACGACTGTCCTCGCCAACGACCTGTTCGAGGACGTGGTCGCGAACCTCCTCACCAACGCGGTGGAACACTCGAATGCGACGACCAGCGTCCACGTCAGCGTGGACGACGGCGGGCCGACCGTGTCGCTCCGCGTCGCCGACGACGGGCCGGGCGTCCCGCCCAGCGACCAGGCCGACATCTTCGAACGCGGTGGCAAGGGCGACGCCTCGACGGGCACCGGATTCGGCCTCTTCTTCGTCTCTTCGATGGTCGAGTCCTACGGTGGCTCGGTCCGCACCGAGGAGAGCGACAGCGGCGGCGCCGCCTTCGTCCTCGAACTACCCCGGGCCTGA
- a CDS encoding response regulator, with amino-acid sequence MRNDEAEPVAILLAEDNPGDVTLTRKALERGSIINNLHVVNDGVEALSFLRQEGEYADEPRPDLVLLDLNMPRKDGRDVLEEIKTEDRLKRIPIVVMTSSEAEEDIVQSYDLHANAYLTKPIDFDGFLDVIERIEEFWLTVVKMPPE; translated from the coding sequence ATGAGAAACGACGAGGCCGAACCGGTCGCGATCCTCCTCGCGGAGGACAACCCGGGCGACGTGACGCTGACGCGGAAAGCGCTCGAACGGGGGAGCATCATCAACAACCTCCACGTCGTGAACGACGGCGTCGAGGCGCTGTCGTTCCTCCGTCAGGAGGGCGAATACGCGGACGAACCGCGACCGGACCTCGTCCTCCTCGACCTCAACATGCCGCGCAAGGACGGCCGCGACGTGCTGGAGGAGATCAAGACCGAGGACCGCCTCAAGCGGATCCCCATCGTCGTCATGACGAGTTCGGAGGCCGAGGAGGACATCGTCCAGTCCTACGACCTGCACGCCAACGCCTACCTGACGAAACCGATCGACTTCGACGGGTTCCTCGATGTCATCGAGCGCATCGAGGAGTTCTGGCTGACCGTCGTCAAGATGCCGCCCGAGTGA
- a CDS encoding ATP-binding protein, which translates to MTDGRPTSTTYVRPLEETSQTVSVLCVHPDEATVAAVTDGLEAASESVTAHGTTAASDAFDRLEVGDVDCLVCAYSLPDTDGLAVLERVRETHDRLPFVMLTGDGSERVAAAAINAGADGYVTYDGEPEQETFAALDDRIATVVDDYRARERLEDTTELLFRLTEYTNDALWMFTGDWSETVVINSAYEPLWDRPIADLIEDPGDFLRGVHPDDRETVAEKMAVLSDGEAADLEFRVDTSEERIARWVSVHAEPVFDDDGSVKYVAGFTRDITELKRREERLTDLAEATRRLPQARTETEVTEIVVATVDTVVGRSVTGYWTYDDEADRLVPSEFSDGALDRAGVSGPDALPVLGPDHDWMDRFRAGTPSVLPESDGSSSPPLAGIDPTALVLVPVGDHGVLVVGDPGTAVDEFERSMVEMIEQTTVDALDRVSRERELERQRTELKRSNESLQQFAYVASHDLQEPLRMVSSYVSLLEEEYGDSFDEDGELYMEYAVDGATRMQAMIDALLQYSRVTTKGDEPTETDSEAVFDETVRSLEMLIDDSDAAVDRGDLPPVVVDRNQLGQLFQNLVENALHYGGEEPTVTVGADHEDGRVHFTVADDGPGVDTDQQDRIFEIFKQNSTRPGSTGIGLAMCRRIVNRHGGEIWVESEPDDGATFHFTMPAVDEADQETDA; encoded by the coding sequence GTGACTGACGGCAGACCGACCTCGACGACGTACGTCAGGCCCCTGGAGGAGACCAGTCAGACGGTCAGCGTCCTCTGTGTGCACCCCGACGAAGCGACCGTGGCGGCCGTGACCGACGGACTGGAGGCGGCGAGCGAGTCGGTGACCGCGCACGGAACGACGGCTGCGTCGGACGCGTTCGACCGTCTGGAGGTCGGGGACGTGGACTGCCTCGTCTGTGCGTACTCCTTGCCCGATACCGACGGGCTCGCCGTCCTCGAACGGGTCCGCGAGACCCACGACCGGTTACCGTTCGTCATGCTGACCGGCGACGGGAGCGAGCGGGTCGCGGCTGCGGCGATCAACGCCGGCGCGGACGGGTACGTCACCTACGACGGCGAGCCGGAACAGGAGACGTTCGCGGCTCTGGACGACCGGATCGCGACGGTCGTCGACGACTATCGCGCACGCGAGCGCCTCGAGGATACCACGGAGTTGCTGTTCCGGTTGACCGAGTACACCAACGACGCGCTGTGGATGTTCACGGGGGACTGGTCGGAGACGGTGGTGATAAACTCGGCGTACGAACCCCTCTGGGACCGCCCCATCGCCGACCTGATCGAGGACCCCGGTGACTTCCTCCGCGGCGTCCACCCCGACGACCGCGAGACGGTGGCGGAGAAGATGGCCGTCCTCTCGGACGGTGAGGCGGCCGATCTGGAGTTTCGGGTCGACACTTCCGAGGAGCGGATCGCCCGCTGGGTCAGCGTCCACGCCGAACCCGTCTTCGACGACGACGGCTCCGTGAAGTACGTCGCCGGGTTCACCCGCGACATCACCGAACTCAAGCGGCGCGAGGAGCGACTGACGGACCTCGCGGAGGCGACCCGACGGCTTCCCCAGGCCCGCACCGAGACGGAGGTCACCGAGATCGTCGTCGCCACCGTCGATACCGTCGTCGGCCGTTCCGTCACCGGCTACTGGACCTACGACGACGAGGCCGACAGGCTCGTCCCGAGCGAGTTCTCCGACGGTGCGCTGGACCGCGCGGGCGTCTCCGGTCCGGACGCGCTCCCGGTACTCGGACCGGATCACGACTGGATGGACCGATTTCGGGCGGGAACACCGAGCGTTCTCCCGGAGTCGGACGGGTCGTCGAGCCCGCCGCTCGCGGGAATCGATCCGACGGCCCTCGTGCTGGTCCCGGTTGGCGACCACGGGGTGTTGGTCGTGGGCGACCCGGGGACGGCGGTCGACGAGTTCGAACGGTCGATGGTCGAGATGATCGAACAGACGACGGTCGACGCGCTGGACCGCGTGAGCCGGGAACGAGAGCTCGAACGCCAGCGGACCGAACTGAAACGGTCCAACGAGAGCCTCCAGCAGTTCGCCTACGTCGCCTCCCACGACCTACAGGAGCCACTGCGGATGGTGTCGAGCTACGTGTCCCTCCTCGAAGAGGAGTACGGGGACAGCTTCGACGAGGACGGCGAACTGTACATGGAGTACGCCGTCGACGGCGCGACCCGGATGCAGGCGATGATCGACGCGCTGCTCCAGTACTCGCGGGTCACCACGAAGGGCGACGAACCGACCGAGACCGATTCGGAAGCGGTCTTCGACGAGACGGTCAGGAGTCTGGAGATGCTGATCGACGACAGCGACGCGGCGGTCGACCGTGGCGACCTGCCGCCGGTCGTCGTCGACCGCAACCAGCTCGGCCAGCTGTTCCAGAACCTCGTCGAGAACGCGCTCCACTACGGCGGCGAGGAACCGACCGTCACGGTCGGCGCCGACCACGAGGACGGACGCGTCCACTTCACCGTCGCCGACGACGGACCCGGGGTCGACACCGACCAGCAGGACCGCATCTTCGAGATATTCAAACAGAACAGTACCCGTCCCGGGAGTACCGGGATCGGCCTCGCGATGTGCAGACGCATCGTCAATCGCCACGGCGGCGAGATATGGGTCGAGTCCGAACCGGACGACGGGGCGACGTTCCACTTCACGATGCCGGCCGTCGACGAGGCCGACCAGGAGACCGACGCATGA
- the dph2 gene encoding diphthamide biosynthesis enzyme Dph2 — MSQDSRGEADDAARTEGDLTKTGMSLRHDREWDYELDRIVDAVEERDAETVGLQFPEGLKRRGPRVADDLRSELPGDVSVMISGQPCYGACDLDTYLMRRTDVFVHFGHSPMKESDKIIYVPLFSNVDVFPIMERAVDEQLSPADEDPDVGLVTTAQHMNKFDEMRSWLEERGYTVHTRKGDDRLTHEGQVLGCNYASADVDADQMLYVGGGKFHPLGLAMEHPDKKVVIADPVNNAVSVADTEKFMKQRYGAVHRAMDAEEWGVIFCTKIGQGRWDQAQEIVENNENAYLITMDEVTPDRLTNFGMDAYVNTGCPRITTDDGPQFKQPMLTPQEYRIAIGEEPLEDLAFDTFHGTW; from the coding sequence ATGAGCCAGGATTCGCGCGGCGAGGCCGACGACGCGGCCCGCACCGAGGGCGACCTCACCAAGACGGGGATGTCGCTGCGCCACGACCGCGAGTGGGACTACGAACTCGACCGCATCGTCGACGCCGTCGAAGAGCGAGACGCCGAGACCGTCGGCCTGCAGTTCCCCGAGGGACTCAAACGGCGCGGCCCCCGCGTCGCCGACGACCTCCGCTCGGAACTGCCCGGCGACGTGAGCGTCATGATCTCCGGCCAGCCCTGCTACGGCGCCTGCGATCTGGACACCTACCTGATGCGCCGGACGGACGTGTTCGTCCACTTCGGCCACAGCCCGATGAAGGAGTCGGACAAGATCATCTACGTCCCCCTGTTCTCGAACGTCGACGTCTTCCCGATCATGGAGCGGGCCGTCGACGAACAGCTCTCGCCGGCCGACGAGGACCCCGACGTGGGTCTCGTCACGACGGCCCAGCACATGAACAAGTTCGACGAGATGCGCTCGTGGCTCGAGGAGCGGGGCTACACCGTCCACACGCGCAAGGGCGACGACCGACTCACCCACGAGGGGCAGGTGCTGGGCTGTAACTACGCCAGCGCCGACGTCGACGCCGACCAGATGCTGTACGTCGGCGGCGGCAAGTTCCACCCGCTCGGCCTCGCGATGGAACACCCCGACAAGAAAGTGGTCATCGCCGACCCCGTCAACAACGCCGTCTCCGTCGCGGACACGGAGAAGTTCATGAAACAGCGCTACGGCGCCGTCCACCGCGCGATGGACGCCGAGGAGTGGGGCGTCATCTTCTGCACCAAGATCGGCCAGGGCCGCTGGGACCAGGCCCAGGAGATCGTCGAGAACAACGAGAACGCCTACCTCATCACGATGGACGAGGTGACGCCCGACCGGCTGACCAACTTCGGCATGGACGCCTACGTCAACACGGGCTGTCCGCGCATCACGACCGACGACGGCCCGCAGTTCAAACAGCCGATGCTCACCCCCCAGGAGTACCGCATCGCCATCGGCGAGGAGCCCCTGGAGGATCTGGCCTTCGACACCTTCCACGGCACCTGGTAA
- a CDS encoding YlbF family regulator: protein MSIETDAANAEAGEDVDALARELGEQIAEMPLYERYREVKAEVEADEDLQEQIREFEKIREEFMLARQTNEATQEDLRTLQDAQEELHDQPKMSEYLEVQSELELRLQELNEIISEPLTVDFGGKAGGCCED from the coding sequence ATGAGCATCGAGACCGACGCGGCGAACGCGGAGGCCGGCGAGGACGTCGACGCGCTCGCCCGCGAGCTCGGCGAGCAGATCGCGGAGATGCCCCTCTACGAGCGCTACCGGGAGGTCAAGGCCGAGGTCGAGGCCGACGAGGACCTCCAGGAGCAGATCCGCGAGTTCGAGAAGATCCGCGAGGAGTTCATGCTCGCGCGCCAGACCAACGAGGCCACCCAGGAGGACCTCCGGACGCTGCAGGACGCCCAGGAGGAGCTCCACGACCAGCCGAAGATGTCGGAGTACCTCGAAGTGCAGAGCGAACTCGAACTGCGCCTGCAGGAGCTCAACGAGATCATCTCCGAGCCGCTGACGGTGGACTTCGGCGGCAAGGCCGGCGGCTGCTGCGAGGACTGA
- a CDS encoding MBL fold metallo-hydrolase, giving the protein MTVGSSDWGDWLPRAVESASPDTLAIWYLGCNGFILKASDGTTVYIDPYLGLGDPPRTLRMIPVPFDPEDVTEADAMFGTHEHVDHVHGPSQAPILANTGADYYTADAGHDVIDEEDWTGNWGVSDDQLHEIEEGDTVELGELTVHVEPANDPDAIHPVSLVFEHEAGTFFHGGDARPGEFEAVGEEYDIDVGVLAFGAVGNIPDKETGEDVRTRWYSDENMVIEAANELQLDTLVPTHWDMWKGMTTEPTVLHNHAASFEYPETLRIVEIGDRFDL; this is encoded by the coding sequence ATGACAGTTGGAAGCAGCGACTGGGGCGACTGGCTCCCCCGCGCAGTGGAATCGGCGTCGCCGGACACCCTCGCGATCTGGTATCTCGGCTGTAACGGCTTCATCCTGAAGGCCAGCGATGGAACGACGGTGTACATCGACCCGTATCTCGGTCTCGGCGACCCGCCGCGGACCCTCCGGATGATCCCCGTGCCCTTCGACCCCGAGGACGTTACGGAGGCCGACGCGATGTTCGGCACGCACGAGCACGTCGACCACGTCCACGGGCCGAGCCAGGCGCCGATCCTCGCGAACACGGGCGCCGACTACTACACGGCCGACGCCGGTCACGACGTGATCGACGAGGAGGACTGGACCGGCAACTGGGGCGTGAGCGACGACCAGCTGCACGAAATCGAGGAGGGCGACACGGTCGAACTCGGCGAGCTGACGGTCCACGTCGAGCCCGCCAACGACCCCGACGCTATCCACCCCGTCTCGCTGGTCTTCGAACACGAGGCCGGCACCTTCTTCCACGGCGGCGACGCCCGCCCCGGCGAGTTCGAGGCGGTCGGCGAGGAGTACGACATCGACGTCGGGGTCCTGGCCTTCGGCGCCGTCGGGAACATCCCGGACAAGGAGACAGGCGAGGACGTGCGCACCCGGTGGTACAGCGACGAGAACATGGTGATCGAGGCCGCCAACGAACTCCAGCTCGACACGCTCGTGCCGACCCACTGGGACATGTGGAAGGGTATGACGACCGAGCCGACCGTGCTGCACAACCACGCCGCGAGCTTCGAGTATCCCGAGACCCTGCGGATCGTCGAAATCGGCGACCGGTTCGACCTCTGA
- a CDS encoding coiled-coil domain-containing protein, with protein MSDSQQYEKVSVSSDGVTVDKRFEEDEFPVPAIAFEIQSARSETVTVTLVDRVPEDVAVEDLGFHPEYGSEYWTIDEDQITFERELEAGAEYTTVYGIRATGTDNVEQFLTTPTVESVDPPLEDGDGPVVDEGSSDVVRDVISGDGDVPGLEDEDDADGSDEDVETLNLKDPNEPGEAVSSGDGAGDESSDSSGGTVAVEDADVDSLVGALAAEIRNQNVDAEDVKLLRKAFDLADDNGGSVDARIQHLQTEVSDLLAYTGALEEFLDENGTGDEMIEEFRDQVKSFESELEEVREMASGHEESISGVEETVASVESSMEALQSDMDEVLDDVEAVQSDVDTVQSEVESVEGTVDEVEGDLDDLESQVGDIDVEDVRSDIEDINDEIEELKEWREQLSSVIGGS; from the coding sequence ATGAGCGACTCACAGCAGTACGAGAAGGTGTCCGTTTCGTCGGACGGGGTGACGGTGGACAAGCGGTTCGAGGAGGACGAGTTCCCGGTGCCGGCGATCGCCTTCGAGATCCAGTCGGCGCGCTCGGAGACGGTGACGGTGACGCTGGTCGATCGGGTGCCCGAGGACGTGGCCGTCGAGGACCTGGGCTTTCACCCGGAGTACGGCTCCGAGTACTGGACGATCGACGAGGACCAGATCACCTTCGAGCGGGAGCTGGAGGCGGGTGCGGAGTACACGACCGTCTACGGCATCCGGGCGACCGGGACCGACAACGTCGAGCAGTTCCTCACGACGCCGACCGTCGAGTCGGTCGACCCGCCGCTGGAGGACGGCGACGGCCCGGTCGTCGACGAGGGCAGCAGCGACGTGGTCCGCGACGTGATCTCCGGCGACGGGGACGTGCCGGGGCTCGAAGACGAGGACGACGCCGACGGCTCCGACGAGGACGTGGAGACGCTGAACCTCAAGGACCCGAACGAGCCGGGAGAGGCGGTGTCGAGCGGTGACGGCGCCGGCGACGAGTCGAGTGACTCCTCGGGCGGCACGGTCGCCGTCGAGGACGCCGACGTGGACTCGCTGGTCGGCGCGCTGGCCGCCGAGATCCGCAACCAGAACGTCGACGCCGAGGACGTGAAGCTGCTGCGGAAGGCGTTCGACCTGGCCGACGACAACGGCGGCAGCGTCGACGCGCGCATCCAGCACCTCCAGACCGAGGTGTCGGACCTGCTCGCGTACACGGGCGCGCTCGAGGAGTTCCTCGACGAGAACGGCACGGGCGACGAGATGATCGAGGAGTTCCGCGACCAGGTCAAATCCTTCGAGTCCGAACTGGAGGAGGTCCGCGAGATGGCCTCGGGCCACGAGGAGTCGATCTCGGGGGTCGAGGAGACCGTCGCCTCGGTCGAGTCGTCCATGGAAGCGCTCCAGTCGGACATGGACGAGGTGCTCGACGACGTCGAAGCCGTCCAGAGCGACGTCGACACCGTCCAGAGCGAAGTCGAGTCCGTCGAGGGCACCGTCGACGAGGTCGAGGGCGACCTCGACGACCTCGAATCGCAAGTCGGCGACATCGACGTCGAGGACGTGCGCTCGGACATCGAGGACATCAACGACGAGATCGAGGAGCTCAAGGAGTGGCGCGAGCAGCTCTCCTCGGTCATCGGCGGGAGCTGA
- a CDS encoding DUF555 domain-containing protein, with the protein MNYIVVMEAAWLVHDVENIDDAIGVAISEAGKRLNQKDMDYVEVGVGSTNCPACAEPFDSAYIAADTALVGLVLEMQVFNAESEEHAQRIAKSDVGGALRDVPLDVIDTIETESDDEN; encoded by the coding sequence ATGAACTACATCGTAGTGATGGAGGCAGCCTGGTTGGTTCACGACGTGGAGAACATCGACGACGCCATCGGCGTCGCCATCAGCGAGGCGGGCAAACGGCTCAACCAGAAGGACATGGACTACGTCGAGGTGGGCGTGGGCTCGACGAACTGTCCGGCCTGCGCCGAGCCGTTCGACTCGGCGTACATCGCCGCTGACACCGCCCTGGTGGGCCTGGTGCTGGAGATGCAAGTGTTCAACGCCGAGAGCGAGGAACACGCCCAGCGCATCGCCAAGAGCGACGTGGGCGGCGCCCTGCGGGACGTACCGCTCGACGTCATCGACACCATCGAGACCGAGAGCGACGACGAGAACTGA
- the psmB gene encoding archaeal proteasome endopeptidase complex subunit beta has protein sequence MRDPFADSEFSQNLQRQSAGIPDPTEPEIGSFPDESPQGDQSKVAETGTTTIGITAEDGVVVATDMRASLGGRFVSNKRVQKVEQIHPTAALTLVGSVGGAQSFIRSLRAEVDLYEARKGEDMSMTALSTLAGNFARGGPFFAINPILGGIDDEGSHVYSIDPAGGVMEDDYTVTGSGLTVAYGTLEDRYEDGMNMDEARSAAVAGVRAAAERDTGSGNGVYIAEVTEDGVDIEDYPDFDGVE, from the coding sequence ATGCGCGACCCATTCGCAGATTCGGAGTTCTCGCAAAATCTGCAGCGCCAGAGCGCTGGGATCCCCGACCCCACCGAGCCCGAGATCGGCTCGTTCCCCGACGAGTCCCCGCAGGGCGACCAGAGCAAGGTCGCCGAGACCGGGACGACGACCATCGGCATCACCGCCGAGGACGGCGTCGTCGTCGCGACGGACATGCGTGCCTCGCTCGGCGGCCGGTTCGTCTCGAACAAGCGCGTCCAGAAGGTCGAGCAGATCCACCCGACGGCCGCACTGACCCTCGTCGGGAGCGTCGGCGGCGCCCAGTCGTTCATCCGCTCGCTGCGCGCGGAGGTCGACCTCTACGAGGCCCGCAAGGGCGAGGACATGAGCATGACCGCGCTCTCGACGCTCGCCGGCAACTTCGCCCGCGGCGGTCCCTTCTTCGCCATCAACCCGATCCTCGGCGGCATCGACGACGAGGGCAGTCACGTCTACTCTATCGACCCCGCAGGCGGCGTCATGGAGGACGACTACACCGTCACCGGCTCCGGGCTCACCGTCGCCTACGGGACCCTGGAGGACCGCTACGAGGACGGCATGAACATGGACGAGGCCCGCTCGGCCGCCGTCGCCGGCGTCCGCGCGGCCGCCGAGCGCGACACCGGCTCGGGCAACGGCGTCTACATCGCCGAGGTCACCGAGGACGGCGTCGACATCGAGGACTACCCGGACTTCGACGGCGTCGAGTAA